From Bordetella flabilis, the proteins below share one genomic window:
- the glgA gene encoding glycogen synthase GlgA, which yields MVSLKILAVTSEAFPLAKTGGLGDAISGMARALHAGSAASVTIMLPAYRGTLDHLVQVRQVAHLSRLPGGDAKLLSGICPAMGNVPVLLVQNDRLYHRDGLYVDAEGREYEDNAIRYAALCHAAACVAAGATMLAKPDIVHAHDWHAGLVPLLLHDAGITDVKTVLTVHNMAFQGVYPMALAPELGVDERYLTTEGIEYWGQLSFMKAGIRYADRITTVSQTYAREILTARFGCGLEGVLATREHDLVAVPNGIDAEEWDPASDTHLGEHRFSTSDMANKQACKLRLQRHFGLTENVRAPLLVMGSRLTHQKMADIAVQALPVALDDYPELQVAVLGQGEKPLEAALRQLQRRYPGRCAVRIGFDENTAHMLHAGGDLLLHGSRFEPFGLTPLYAMRYGTIPIGSKVGGMADTILDPGPRAGRDAMRSATGLLFEGDTVDTMVGAIARAMSLYRRPSVWQAMQYRAMTADFSWERASPAYVSLYRSLVPDEATVEAATASTATAARPSLLDQVTAAARPLTGNMVGRKGHAKPPGALPTGAGA from the coding sequence ATCGTGTCGCTAAAAATCTTGGCTGTAACGTCGGAAGCATTTCCCCTGGCGAAAACCGGTGGCCTGGGGGATGCCATCAGTGGCATGGCCCGCGCCCTGCACGCCGGCTCGGCCGCTTCCGTGACAATAATGCTTCCCGCCTACCGCGGCACGCTGGACCACCTGGTCCAGGTGCGGCAGGTCGCTCACCTGAGCCGGCTGCCCGGCGGCGATGCGAAGTTGCTCTCGGGCATCTGCCCCGCCATGGGCAACGTGCCCGTCCTGCTGGTGCAGAACGACCGCCTGTACCACCGCGACGGCCTGTACGTGGATGCCGAGGGCCGGGAATACGAAGACAACGCCATCCGCTATGCCGCCCTGTGCCACGCCGCCGCGTGCGTGGCGGCCGGCGCGACGATGCTGGCCAAGCCGGACATCGTGCACGCCCACGACTGGCATGCTGGCCTGGTGCCGCTGCTGCTGCATGACGCCGGCATCACGGACGTCAAGACCGTGCTGACGGTGCACAACATGGCGTTCCAGGGCGTGTACCCGATGGCGCTGGCCCCCGAACTGGGCGTCGACGAACGCTACCTGACCACCGAAGGTATCGAGTACTGGGGCCAGCTCAGTTTCATGAAGGCCGGCATTCGCTATGCCGACCGCATCACGACGGTCAGCCAGACCTACGCACGCGAGATCCTGACCGCACGCTTCGGCTGCGGCCTCGAAGGCGTACTGGCCACGCGCGAACATGACCTGGTGGCGGTGCCCAACGGCATCGACGCGGAGGAATGGGATCCGGCCTCCGACACGCATCTGGGCGAACACCGCTTCAGCACCAGCGACATGGCGAACAAGCAAGCGTGCAAGCTGCGCCTGCAGCGCCACTTCGGCCTGACCGAAAACGTGCGCGCGCCGCTGCTGGTCATGGGCAGCCGCCTGACTCATCAGAAAATGGCGGATATCGCCGTGCAGGCGCTGCCCGTCGCGCTGGACGATTATCCTGAACTGCAGGTGGCCGTGCTGGGACAAGGCGAGAAGCCGCTTGAAGCGGCCCTGCGCCAACTGCAGCGCCGCTATCCTGGCCGCTGCGCCGTACGTATCGGTTTCGACGAGAACACCGCGCACATGCTTCACGCCGGCGGCGACCTGCTGTTGCATGGCAGCCGTTTCGAGCCTTTCGGGCTGACGCCGCTGTACGCCATGCGCTACGGAACCATCCCCATCGGGTCGAAGGTAGGCGGCATGGCCGACACCATCCTGGACCCCGGTCCGCGTGCCGGGCGCGACGCCATGCGCAGCGCGACCGGCTTGCTGTTCGAAGGCGATACTGTCGACACGATGGTTGGCGCGATTGCCCGCGCCATGAGCCTGTATCGGCGTCCCAGCGTGTGGCAGGCCATGCAGTACCGCGCCATGACGGCGGACTTCAGTTGGGAACGCGCTTCGCCTGCGTATGTCAGCCTGTATCGATCGCTGGTTCCGGACGAGGCGACGGTGGAGGCCGCGACGGCGAGTACCGCGACCGCGGCCCGGCCGTCCTTGCTGGACCAGGTCACCGCCGCTGCGCGCCCGCTGACGGGCAACATGGTCGGGCGGAAAGGGCACGCCAAGCCGCCCGGGGCATTGCCGACCGGTGCTGGCGCGTGA
- a CDS encoding ligase-associated DNA damage response exonuclease → MDLIVARPEGLYCPPGDFYIDPWRPVERAVITHAHSDHARGGHRHYLAAAPGAAVLRSRLGDIALDAVPYGEPRVHNGVRISLHPAGHVLGSAQVRLEYGGEVWVASGDYKLQEDGTCTPFEPVRCDVFITESTFGLPIYRWDPAPAVHAEINAWWAANAAQDRPSVLFCYAFGKAQRILHALDASIGPIVTHGAVETLNRAYRQSGVRLPATVTVSDLADPTALRRAMVLAPPSARGSTWMRRFGDHADAFASGWMRLRGARRRRGVDRGFVMSDHVDWPGLQHAIAATGARRVIVTHGNVGVLVRWLNEQGWQAESFTTEYGAEEDEGGADTDPKEAA, encoded by the coding sequence ATGGATCTTATCGTCGCACGGCCGGAAGGCCTGTATTGCCCGCCGGGCGATTTCTATATCGACCCGTGGCGCCCCGTGGAGCGCGCCGTTATCACCCACGCGCATTCGGACCATGCGCGTGGCGGCCATCGCCATTACCTTGCCGCCGCCCCGGGGGCCGCCGTCCTGCGCAGCCGCCTCGGCGACATCGCGCTGGACGCCGTGCCCTATGGCGAGCCGCGCGTCCACAACGGCGTTCGTATCAGCTTGCATCCCGCCGGGCATGTATTGGGTTCGGCACAGGTCCGCCTGGAATATGGGGGTGAGGTCTGGGTCGCATCCGGCGACTACAAATTGCAGGAAGATGGAACCTGCACGCCATTCGAACCCGTGCGCTGCGACGTTTTCATTACAGAGTCCACATTCGGCCTGCCCATCTACAGGTGGGACCCGGCTCCGGCCGTGCATGCCGAGATAAATGCCTGGTGGGCGGCCAATGCGGCCCAGGACCGCCCGTCCGTGCTGTTTTGTTATGCCTTCGGCAAGGCGCAGCGGATTCTGCACGCTTTGGATGCATCGATCGGCCCCATCGTGACGCATGGTGCAGTGGAAACGCTGAACCGCGCCTACCGTCAGTCGGGCGTGCGGCTGCCGGCTACGGTCACGGTGAGCGACCTGGCCGACCCGACGGCCTTGCGGCGCGCGATGGTGCTGGCGCCGCCTTCGGCCCGGGGCAGTACCTGGATGCGCCGCTTCGGCGACCACGCCGATGCCTTCGCCAGCGGCTGGATGCGGCTGCGGGGCGCCCGGCGGCGGCGCGGCGTGGACCGCGGTTTCGTGATGTCCGACCACGTCGATTGGCCGGGCCTGCAACACGCCATCGCGGCGACCGGGGCGCGGCGCGTGATCGTGACGCACGGCAACGTCGGCGTGCTGGTGCGCTGGCTGAACGAACAGGGCTGGCAGGCCGAGTCCTTCACCACCGAGTACGGCGCCGAGGAGGACGAGGGCGGGGCCGATACGGATCCCAAGGAGGCCGCATGA
- a CDS encoding ATP-dependent DNA ligase encodes MKAFADLYAKLDATTSSNAKLAAMQDYFRTAPAADGAWAAYFLAGGKPRQLVPTKVLRQFITETAGIPEWLFEESYQAVGDLAETLALLLPDPGTEDQAGLAEWVEERLLPLRGLPPAEILHRLSDLFGRLDAHGRFVCAKLMTGAMRVGVSKLLLTRALAEVAGVDARHMAQRLIGYTDIGARPQSDAFTHLLAPLSHDAQARADGHPYPFFLAHPLSADPAAFQDLLGPPARWQVEWKWDGIRAQVVRRAEQTWVWSRGEELVTERFPELMRLGTHLPEGTVLDGEIVVWREGRVQPFALLQQRLGRKTVGAKLLADAPVVLLTYDLLELDGQDMRSQPQSARRAALEQLAFRVHDPALELSPLLHGDDWQDLARQREASRALGVEGMMLKAADARYGVGRTKESGVWWKWKVDPFSVDAVLIYAQRGHGRRASLYTDYTFAVWDGPPDAPERRLVPFAKAYSGLTDEEIRKVDAIVRKTTVEKFGPVRSLEPTQVFELGFEGIARSGRHKSGIAVRFPRMLRWRQDKTPADADSLETLAALLPE; translated from the coding sequence ATGAAGGCCTTCGCGGACCTGTATGCAAAGCTGGATGCCACCACTTCCAGCAACGCCAAACTTGCTGCCATGCAGGACTACTTCCGCACGGCGCCGGCGGCGGATGGCGCCTGGGCCGCCTATTTCCTGGCCGGCGGCAAGCCGCGCCAACTGGTCCCGACCAAGGTTCTGCGGCAGTTCATAACCGAGACGGCCGGCATCCCGGAATGGCTGTTCGAGGAAAGCTACCAGGCCGTCGGCGATCTCGCGGAGACGCTGGCGCTGTTGCTGCCCGATCCGGGCACGGAGGACCAGGCGGGGCTTGCCGAGTGGGTGGAAGAACGCCTGCTGCCGTTGCGCGGCCTGCCACCGGCAGAAATCCTGCATCGCCTAAGCGATCTGTTCGGCCGGCTGGATGCACACGGGCGTTTTGTCTGCGCCAAGCTGATGACCGGTGCCATGCGGGTCGGGGTATCGAAGCTCCTGCTGACGCGTGCCCTGGCAGAGGTCGCCGGCGTCGACGCCCGCCATATGGCGCAGCGCCTGATCGGCTACACCGATATCGGGGCGCGTCCGCAGTCCGATGCGTTCACGCATTTGTTGGCGCCTTTGTCGCACGACGCCCAGGCGCGCGCGGACGGCCACCCCTATCCGTTCTTCCTTGCGCATCCGCTGTCCGCCGACCCGGCGGCGTTCCAGGATCTGCTCGGCCCGCCGGCGCGTTGGCAGGTCGAATGGAAATGGGATGGCATCCGCGCCCAGGTGGTGCGGCGCGCCGAACAGACCTGGGTCTGGTCGCGTGGCGAGGAACTGGTCACCGAGCGCTTTCCCGAGCTGATGCGGCTCGGCACCCACTTGCCGGAAGGCACGGTCCTGGATGGCGAGATCGTGGTCTGGCGCGAGGGCAGGGTGCAACCCTTCGCGCTGCTTCAGCAGCGCCTCGGGCGTAAAACGGTGGGCGCGAAATTGCTGGCCGACGCGCCGGTGGTGCTGCTTACCTACGACTTGCTGGAGCTCGACGGCCAGGACATGCGCTCGCAACCGCAGTCTGCCCGGCGCGCGGCGCTGGAACAGTTGGCCTTCCGGGTGCATGACCCCGCGCTGGAGCTGTCGCCGCTGCTGCACGGCGATGATTGGCAGGACCTGGCCCGGCAACGCGAAGCGTCCCGCGCGTTGGGCGTCGAAGGCATGATGCTCAAGGCCGCCGACGCCCGCTACGGGGTGGGGCGCACCAAGGAAAGTGGCGTCTGGTGGAAATGGAAAGTCGATCCGTTTTCCGTGGACGCGGTATTGATCTACGCGCAACGCGGACACGGGCGTCGCGCCAGCCTCTATACGGATTACACGTTTGCCGTCTGGGACGGCCCCCCGGACGCACCCGAGCGCCGGCTGGTGCCGTTCGCCAAGGCGTATTCCGGCCTGACCGACGAGGAGATCCGCAAGGTCGACGCCATCGTGCGCAAGACCACGGTGGAGAAGTTCGGGCCGGTGCGCAGCCTGGAGCCCACCCAGGTCTTCGAACTCGGGTTCGAAGGCATCGCCCGCAGTGGCCGGCACAAGAGCGGTATCGCGGTGCGGTTTCCCCGCATGCTGCGTTGGCGCCAGGACAAGACGCCGGCCGATGCGGACAGCCTTGAGACGCTGGCGGCTTTGCTGCCGGAGTAG
- a CDS encoding GNAT family N-acetyltransferase yields MTIRAAHPEDFDAIVGVWEASVKATHRFLSEGDVAALKPRIAGEYLPALRVHVCLDALHRIKGFVATSADKIEMLFIAPQAMGRGMGKALLRHAISDGHYLVDVNEQNDQALGFYKRMGFEVVDRSPVDGQGKAFPILHMRLKR; encoded by the coding sequence ATGACCATTCGCGCAGCTCATCCGGAGGACTTCGACGCCATTGTCGGCGTCTGGGAGGCATCGGTGAAAGCCACCCACCGCTTTCTGTCGGAAGGCGATGTCGCAGCGCTCAAGCCGAGGATCGCCGGCGAATATCTGCCCGCGCTGCGCGTTCATGTCTGCCTGGACGCTTTACATCGCATCAAGGGCTTCGTGGCCACATCGGCGGACAAAATCGAGATGTTGTTCATCGCGCCCCAAGCCATGGGCCGCGGGATGGGAAAGGCACTGCTCCGGCACGCGATCTCCGACGGACATTACCTTGTGGATGTAAACGAACAGAATGATCAGGCGCTCGGCTTCTACAAGCGCATGGGCTTCGAGGTCGTCGACAGATCACCCGTCGATGGGCAAGGCAAGGCTTTTCCGATCCTGCACATGCGATTGAAGCGATGA
- a CDS encoding HD domain-containing protein, which translates to MTPRPGQPAPSAAPGVAGIEIPDSKLARDAAEFIRGPTGDMLFQHSTRVYYWAALAGKRKALAFDPELLYVAAMFHDFGLTAAYGESHLRYEVDGANAARGFLRSRGVSEADSEKVWLAIALHTTNGIPAHVSPLAALVAEGANMDLVGAGYGEFTAAQRSAVEAAHPHPPQFAQDFMRTLYDSLKHRPETTQGTGLADVMAYEDPHFVRRDFSSLMRNSPWVTGK; encoded by the coding sequence CTGACCCCCCGGCCCGGCCAACCGGCGCCGAGCGCCGCGCCCGGGGTTGCCGGCATAGAGATTCCCGACAGCAAGCTGGCGCGTGACGCGGCGGAGTTCATTCGCGGTCCTACGGGGGACATGCTATTCCAGCATTCCACCCGGGTCTATTACTGGGCCGCCCTGGCAGGAAAGCGCAAAGCGCTGGCTTTCGACCCGGAGCTTCTCTACGTGGCTGCCATGTTCCATGATTTCGGCCTGACGGCCGCTTATGGCGAGAGCCATTTACGCTATGAAGTGGATGGCGCGAACGCGGCCCGTGGCTTCTTGCGAAGCCGCGGTGTTTCGGAAGCCGACAGCGAGAAGGTGTGGCTCGCCATTGCGCTGCACACCACCAATGGCATTCCGGCGCATGTGTCGCCCCTGGCCGCGCTGGTCGCCGAAGGCGCCAATATGGATCTTGTGGGCGCGGGGTACGGGGAGTTCACTGCCGCACAGCGGAGCGCGGTCGAGGCGGCACATCCGCATCCGCCGCAGTTCGCGCAGGATTTCATGCGGACGCTCTACGACAGCCTGAAGCATCGTCCGGAGACGACGCAAGGCACCGGCCTGGCCGACGTCATGGCCTACGAGGACCCGCATTTCGTCCGCAGGGATTTCAGCAGCCTGATGCGGAATTCTCCGTGGGTCACCGGGAAGTAA
- a CDS encoding Bug family tripartite tricarboxylate transporter substrate binding protein: MRRFLPRQLAALCAVAMLAAVPAARAADAWPDKPITLVSPYAPGGTTDVLARLLSNKLHDKLGQTVIVENRPGAGGNIGTSYVAHAKPDGYTFLLAASGPIVIAGTLYTKLPYHPDKDFTAVSPLARTSFVVAVNAKSGLNSIQDVLKKAREGNLAFGSAGSGTPQHIIGEMFSTAAHVKMQHIPYKGSGPLLNDLVGGQVPLAFENPLPIMQQVKAGNLKVLAVTGAQRSAALPDVPTLAESGLAGIDAQPWYGVLAPAGLPDAITKKMNAEIQAVLASPDVKAQLASLGVEPMAMTPQQFQAYIAKEIVTWGAAVKASGATVD; the protein is encoded by the coding sequence ATGCGTCGATTCCTGCCCCGTCAACTGGCCGCGCTGTGCGCGGTCGCCATGCTCGCCGCCGTTCCGGCTGCGCGCGCCGCGGACGCCTGGCCCGACAAGCCCATCACCCTGGTTTCGCCCTACGCGCCCGGCGGCACCACGGACGTGCTGGCCCGCCTGCTGTCGAACAAGCTGCACGACAAGCTGGGGCAAACCGTGATCGTCGAAAACCGACCAGGTGCGGGCGGCAATATCGGCACGTCGTACGTCGCCCATGCCAAGCCCGACGGATATACCTTCCTGCTGGCCGCCAGCGGCCCCATCGTGATCGCCGGCACGCTGTACACCAAGCTGCCCTATCACCCCGACAAGGACTTCACCGCGGTATCGCCGCTGGCGCGCACCAGCTTCGTGGTCGCGGTCAACGCCAAGTCGGGCCTGAACTCCATCCAGGACGTCCTGAAGAAGGCCAGAGAAGGCAACCTTGCCTTCGGCTCGGCGGGATCCGGCACGCCGCAGCACATCATCGGCGAGATGTTCAGCACCGCGGCCCACGTGAAGATGCAGCACATCCCGTACAAAGGTTCCGGGCCGCTGCTCAACGACCTGGTCGGCGGCCAGGTACCGCTTGCTTTCGAAAACCCGCTGCCTATCATGCAGCAGGTCAAGGCAGGCAATCTGAAGGTCCTGGCGGTGACGGGCGCCCAGCGTTCCGCCGCCCTGCCCGACGTTCCCACACTGGCTGAAAGCGGCCTGGCGGGCATCGACGCGCAACCCTGGTACGGCGTACTGGCGCCGGCCGGCTTGCCGGACGCGATTACGAAGAAGATGAACGCGGAGATCCAGGCAGTCCTGGCTTCGCCCGATGTAAAAGCCCAGCTCGCCAGCCTGGGGGTGGAACCCATGGCCATGACGCCCCAGCAATTCCAGGCCTATATCGCCAAGGAAATCGTCACCTGGGGCGCGGCGGTCAAGGCGTCCGGGGCGACGGTGGATTAA
- a CDS encoding phosphate/phosphite/phosphonate ABC transporter substrate-binding protein, with the protein MPHSPLIASTRMYDVAPSARDAWHALLRAAHDRAGLEVDFVEHGWPTPIGELWERPGLCGAFMCGWPYAQARRAGKAYTAVAAVVPSWTQYAGQARYRSEFLVRAAAPWQQLPDALGSRYGWMVRDSQSGWNAPRRMLAQWTAERGPLLFEASKGPYGNPRGLLRALLDEEIDLTAVDGWYLDLLRAHDPAALQGVRTLAYTPWTANPLLVGGPDVDPALTGRLSQVLYGMHEDGSLAGLLAQAHVARFVPAHPAAYEALLDTGDAEAYPEIR; encoded by the coding sequence ATGCCGCACTCACCGCTGATTGCCTCCACGCGCATGTACGACGTCGCGCCATCCGCGCGCGACGCCTGGCATGCCTTGCTGCGCGCGGCGCATGACCGGGCCGGCCTGGAAGTCGACTTTGTCGAACATGGCTGGCCCACGCCCATCGGCGAACTGTGGGAACGGCCTGGCCTGTGCGGCGCTTTCATGTGCGGCTGGCCTTACGCCCAGGCGCGCCGCGCGGGCAAGGCGTATACGGCCGTCGCCGCCGTCGTGCCGAGCTGGACGCAATACGCTGGCCAGGCGCGCTACCGCAGCGAATTCCTGGTGCGTGCGGCGGCGCCCTGGCAGCAACTTCCGGACGCGCTGGGCAGTCGTTACGGGTGGATGGTGCGCGACTCGCAATCCGGCTGGAACGCCCCGCGCAGGATGCTGGCGCAATGGACGGCGGAACGCGGCCCCCTCCTGTTCGAAGCGTCCAAGGGGCCGTACGGCAACCCGCGCGGGCTGCTGCGCGCCCTGCTGGACGAGGAGATCGACCTGACGGCGGTCGACGGCTGGTATCTGGACCTGCTACGCGCCCATGATCCGGCCGCCCTGCAAGGCGTGCGCACGCTGGCCTATACGCCATGGACGGCGAATCCCCTGCTGGTCGGCGGACCGGATGTCGACCCGGCGCTGACCGGCCGCCTTTCGCAAGTTCTATATGGAATGCACGAGGATGGGAGCTTGGCGGGCCTGCTCGCGCAGGCGCACGTCGCGCGCTTCGTTCCCGCGCATCCGGCCGCCTACGAGGCCTTGCTGGATACCGGCGATGCGGAGGCGTACCCGGAGATCAGGTGA